The Zhihengliuella sp. ISTPL4 genomic interval AGGTGGACGGCGCGCCGGAGCTCTCCCGCAGCTACACCAGCCGCGACGAGGCGATCGAGGAGGGCGAAGCCCTCGCCTCCGAGCACGGTGTCCGCCATGAGGTCGA includes:
- a CDS encoding DUF2188 domain-containing protein, whose amino-acid sequence is MAITSIVTRSKNGQWVNEVDGAPELSRSYTSRDEAIEEGEALASEHGVRHEVEDSEPTGTITDGGDPDDV